AACAAATCCTCAAGTATTGTTATGTATCCCTCAACAACTTTTCTTTCAACTTCGCACTCGCGGGCAACATTTGTGATATTAAGAACAGCACCGTGCGAAAAACTGACTGCTTCCAGAAATCGCGAAAAATTCCCAATGTTTCTAACCAATCCCTCCGCCTGCACTTCCTCCCTTACATATAAGGCTGCATATGTCTTTAAGACGGCGGACGGCTCCAGTGCTGAAACCACAATCGGCAATAAACCATAATTCAAGGCGTTATTCAGGTTAAACTTCTTGCCTAACTCTGCGGCGATAAAAGGATGCATCGTTTTTTTTATCAATCGTCCTGCAAGCAAATCAGTTCCTGTTCTTTTAAGTTTACGCGAACTTGAACCTGTTATGACAAACTGTTTTTTTATTTTCTTTTCTATAAGTAAATGAACAACACTCAACAATTCCGGAACTCTTTGGATTTCATCAATTACAACGGTGTTTTTATCCGGATTGGCAAGAACGATTTCAGCCAGGCGTTCAGGGTGGGCGCTATATGACCGAAAAACATCGGCTTCAAGCAAATCAATCCAAACAGCATCAGGATAGTTTTGTTTCAGATAGGTGGTTTTACCTGTACCACGCGGCCCGAAAAGAAAATAACTGTATTTTTGCGGAGTAAATATTCTCGGTATTATAGTTTCCATATTAAGTCCAAATTTGGAATTATTATTTCCGTAATTATTATATCTATTTTGGACAACTTGTCAATAGGATTTACAATTTGTCCAATTATTATTTTCCTTGACCTTTTATCTGCGAGATTAAATACTTTGCATTTTTGTAATTCGGGTCAAGTTGCACCACCCTTTCCAACATTCTTAATGCCTCACCGTACCTATAACTTAAATAGTAAGCATAGCCGACATTAAAGTTAACCTCCACAGAATCGGGTTTTAATTTCAGTGCCTTTTTTAGATATTTTAATGCCTCATCCTGCATTCCGTTCTGGCTGTAAATTATACCGAGTGGGTTTAACGGAATGTAATCGTCAGGATTGATATCAGCCGATTTTTCAAAATCTTCTTTTGCTTTTTCAATATCACCTTGTGCCTCGTAAATTTCAGCAAGATGAAAGTATGCGATTGCAGATAAAGGATTTACCACAAGTAAGAAACAAAACAGCCAATAAAACCAGCGATACGGAAACACTTATTTTCAAGGTTTTTAGAATGTATTTTTTATCCATACAGAAAACCACAAATCAGTAAAAACATAATTGGTATTTTCTTTCTCAACAATATCCTTTTTTATTAGAAGCGAGATTGACTTTTTTACCAATGATGGCGAATTTAACTGATACCTTATTAGGAACTGCTGTGCGAATATATTATTTGTAGAAGACATAACCAGCCCTTGTAAAAGCCGTCTCTGTGTTGCAGGAAGAAGGTCCCATAACATTTGATAAGTTGGTGTATTTTTACGCACAATTGAAAGCAACGCTGTATCAACCTCATTCAATTCTATTTTCTTTTTCTCAAAAAATAAATCCCAGATTTCATGCGCAAAACATTGAACATAGTAAGGAATATTGTCAGCCAAAGAAATAATTTTATCTATTACATAATTACCGACGATAAAACCGCCTTTTTTAAAAGTATTTCCTAAATACTCTACCCATTTCTGCTCATTAATTTTTTCAAGATAAATCACCGGACCAATCCCGTAAAATGCACGAGACCGTTTTGTAACCATTTCACCCATAGTATCTTTTTTAGACCCGGAAAATACATACCCTACATCTCGTTGATGCTGAATAACTGAACGAATCAATTTTTCTAATGATTCACCACCGAGTTTAGATATTTCCTGAAACTCATCAAACATTATTACAACTTTCACTTTCTCTTTATTCGCTAATTTTTGAGGATATTCTAATAGATTTTCAAGTGTTTGATATGTTTCACGTTTTGGAGGCAGAGAATCAATCCCTAAAGAAAAAGAACCATTATGTTCAATTGTAAACTGTGGTCTCAAACTGGAGATAAAATCTTTAATAAATTTTATTGTCTGTTCCAAACTTACAGATTTAATTTCTGCAAGTGCCTTTGCAAACGAACCTACAAACTGCTCTAAAGAAGGGCTTTTAAAAAGGTCAATATAAACCACCCTTACTTTCTTTTTTTTAAGATTACCGCTTACTTTGC
The DNA window shown above is from Elusimicrobiota bacterium and carries:
- a CDS encoding tetratricopeptide repeat protein gives rise to the protein MVNPLSAIAYFHLAEIYEAQGDIEKAKEDFEKSADINPDDYIPLNPLGIIYSQNGMQDEALKYLKKALKLKPDSVEVNFNVGYAYYLSYRYGEALRMLERVVQLDPNYKNAKYLISQIKGQGK
- a CDS encoding ATP-binding protein; this encodes MNPFVYGEAIAEANFINREKEIIELSRDLVDSQKLFLISPRRYGKTSLLRKVSGNLKKKKVRVVYIDLFKSPSLEQFVGSFAKALAEIKSVSLEQTIKFIKDFISSLRPQFTIEHNGSFSLGIDSLPPKRETYQTLENLLEYPQKLANKEKVKVVIMFDEFQEISKLGGESLEKLIRSVIQHQRDVGYVFSGSKKDTMGEMVTKRSRAFYGIGPVIYLEKINEQKWVEYLGNTFKKGGFIVGNYVIDKIISLADNIPYYVQCFAHEIWDLFFEKKKIELNEVDTALLSIVRKNTPTYQMLWDLLPATQRRLLQGLVMSSTNNIFAQQFLIRYQLNSPSLVKKSISLLIKKDIVEKENTNYVFTDLWFSVWIKNTF
- a CDS encoding AAA family ATPase — encoded protein: METIIPRIFTPQKYSYFLFGPRGTGKTTYLKQNYPDAVWIDLLEADVFRSYSAHPERLAEIVLANPDKNTVVIDEIQRVPELLSVVHLLIEKKIKKQFVITGSSSRKLKRTGTDLLAGRLIKKTMHPFIAAELGKKFNLNNALNYGLLPIVVSALEPSAVLKTYAALYVREEVQAEGLVRNIGNFSRFLEAVSFSHGAVLNITNVARECEVERKVVEGYITILEDLLLAFRLPVFTKRAKKVVVSHPKFYFFDAGVYRSLRPAGPLDKPEEINGCAIEGLVAQHLIDWNAYSGEKNNIYFWRTSSGSEVDFIVYGESVFWAIEVKNSLKIKPEDLRALKSFKEDYPKSSTYLLYRGKERLMKNGILCLPCEEFLLKLNPKNKKIL